CGCAGCCAAGGTGGAGCATCTGCGGGTCATGACACCTCCAGCCTCCGAGTCTACGGGAAGGAGCGCCCCTGATGCACCGGATCAGGAGGCGGCCAAGAACCCGGCGAGGGCGCCCCGGTCCCGCAACTCCCTCAGCAGGCTCAAGGTGGCAGGCAGGCCCGTCAGCCCCAGGGCCGCCATGGCTTCGGCCAGGCTCTCCGTCTGGGCCCGGGTCAGCAAGGCCGCGGCGGCCGGGGTCAGGTCCATGAGCTGCGCCTGCCCCTCAGCATCCCGGTGGGCCAGCAGGTGGGTGGGGCATGCCTCGGGCACGGGCTGGGCTTCGCTCACCTGGTGGACCGCGTGGCGGTACGACACCACCTGGGTGGCCGGATGGAGCACGAGGCGATCCTGTGGCCCAGGATCGGGATGGAGCCCCGGAGGAGGATCAGTCTCCGGAAACCGCGCCACCAGCACTTCCAGGATCTCGGCGTGAGCCAGTTCCAGGAGGTAGGGCCAGGTGGCCTGGCCCCAGCCC
This DNA window, taken from Geothrix edaphica, encodes the following:
- a CDS encoding putative DNA-binding domain-containing protein is translated as MAEALALQRALAALILDPEGATFEEDPARFARSHGLPEADAQSFRQFSGGLAAYRELARLSLLDPIEAMFPITRALLEREDAWEPCIEAFLQARCVASRHYRDIAPAFLGWLAETGWGQATWPYLLELAHAEILEVLVARFPETDPPPGLHPDPGPQDRLVLHPATQVVSYRHAVHQVSEAQPVPEACPTHLLAHRDAEGQAQLMDLTPAAAALLTRAQTESLAEAMAALGLTGLPATLSLLRELRDRGALAGFLAAS